In Erigeron canadensis isolate Cc75 chromosome 8, C_canadensis_v1, whole genome shotgun sequence, the DNA window GGAGACTTAAGTCATGTCCCATATGCCCTAAAATCAGATCCAAAACTCCTGAGAAAGTTCACACACAAACCCTAGAGCATCTCCTCAAGTTCTATGTAATTCAGAAGCAATTTGATAGAGATTTCTTCTAGTTTTCGATCCATTAATCATCCATTCAGGTAATTCATCATTACAAGATCTTAGGGTACTGGTCTTTAATAGCTTTTATCCACCCATATCTGGTTGTGAGGGTTGGGTTGGTTTAATTGCAATCCGTTAATTGATTTTAGGTCATTACGGGTTTTAAATCGATTGTATAAAGTTGGTATatgattcaaggattaattggtgttttcaatgagtgattttggtcttattttaagtgtatttgatgttcataagacctgaAGATGTTTTAAAGTCGTTTgagatgtgtttggttaggttttggggttgtttttcacgactggtcgtcgtaactcctGTTAtggttgtgtaactcccgttagctgggtaattgcgataacacctccactgtaactcccgttacaaattttcataactcccgttaggtgtgtaactcccgttacaaatatccgtaactcccgttagggactaatttttgttaacatttttaaacaaccataacttttgaaccgtaattccgattttgacaaataagctatccacggaaccgtgagagagtctactttctaatggttatgcttttaaaagatgatgatgatttcaaGTGTTCAGAAAGGTTAaattagtgagtgaatgtcaaGTTCCATCGAGTTATGTAAGTTCTAAAGCATTAATCGAACCTCCAatgcatcaagtcttgtcatgggtcatgtttataggtatcgagacctgagttatgaccataagtaagtgggtatttcattagctcattatgtcgtttaatgattataggtagttggaatacttgcaaagctcggtaacttacgttatcatttcttgtgcactccattgaggtaagatacactactttgacacgctgagggttcaacacaaacatagttttcatataataacatcccaaatggtatcttgtttgcttatggttattcgggattatacgggaggtgatatgggctatgtatatgcatattgaagcctgaaatgctaccccaaagatatgtgacgttatgatatgatatgtaatgatatgctatgaaatgttatgcaaGGATacgatatgaaatgaaatgctatgaaatgtgatgtatgatgatgatatgtgaaatgtgcatgattacatggcttgttcatctagttcactagaattattaagttgccatgacacgtgcacgtttaagggtccaaacgtaaaagatgtatatgtgatgattgttaaggttgtgtaaacacataaactatatgtgatgtgaaatcgagctcgtaaatttgatgtgaaagtgttaagcttaacctgtacttgccctagcccggttaagtgcgttgatgtggttacttgggtggctccttgcaacatggtacaacgtgaagagtaatacgggaggtcttaccagccccattgtcgttgaacatacggattactcctggattggcttgccattccttaacgacattgatgtactactgaacggtggttcatctagtcgggtgcgacttatgtcacacttaacgagatgcatatgttatatgagatgcgtgacttttgtcacaattataaagatgttcaaatgtgatatgtgatgatgcaaaagatgactagacacatttaggatgacccatcctaatatgaataatgttgatgatatgatatgtaagtgtgatgatatgtttgaggatatgtgccttaacgacttaatatgacttttatataatgttttaaatggacaaacgttttataacttatgtgttatcttacttagctaattcgttagctaacacttgctcttttaaatgtgttgtgccctcaggtccaacaatagtgagcaggtagatgtgagaagatgtgagacatgggtagatgatcttgaagctagctatagtttacccatagtggctgctcgctttagacatttgctttatgtttaaatattaatgacttgtattgataatgtactcggttgtttaatgctgggcaaccgatggatttccatttagacttattttgatgatatggttagtaacaccatttaatgaataaaccaaacagattttacgggtttggacttttaaagataatttcgcttcttttaacgccgttaagcaaaagtttttggaaatccttatttttaaacgacgagTGTTACACTTGGCCAAGTAGAATTAACATGATCATGATCTGTTTTGTTGTTGCTTTGATTATTGAATGAATGGTTCAAGTCGTTTATATGCACTTGAAATTGTATAGTAAGATattgaccatatatatatacattcactAAGCAaatgcttatgttttagttgtttatattttatagaaaGTGGTAGTAGCAAAAGCAAAGAGGTGATTGAAAGAAGTTAGAGTTGAAGGTTTAGCCCCCTCAAAGGTTGACATCTTGGATAATTTTGGTAGATGATCCCTTCTTGACCATATTGGCTCTTGATACTTACTCTTTTGATAAACAAGTTAACTTGATATAAAAACTTTTGTAACTGTCCATCTTTTGGGTTCTTtggattatatttggtaatgtAAATAATTAGTAGGTCAATGACTCAAGTAAGCGACCCGTTTCGTTGCAACTTGGTTAACCCATTAGTGGGTCATACAATGATTTTGGTAACAAAGATGTGTATAAGTAGAAATGTTGATGTCCAATGTTTGGTTGAAAGATGAAAGATTGTTTTAATGTATGTAGATTTAATAAATAAGTTGAGTCATATGTTGAAATCAAATTTTGGAAGAAAAGTACTGGGCAGAAttttcccactgcgccgcagtgagagaGTTtagtcccactgcgccgcattgGGGATccactataaaaaaaattggtttttgacTAAATGAGTTTGGTTCttacaatatctatatctatgtatatgGGATGGTGCGAGTGGTGGTAGCCAAGTGATGGTTGGgaacatatatatagagagatggGATTATTACCAGATATAGATATGAATCAGCTACTTGCTTTTTTTTGTAAGTCAAGGTCAAGCTGTGTACCATAATAATCAGGCCAACTGGAGAATAAACTATTGAGTATTTAAagctttaattttaattaaagttaattacTCATGGTCCCTCTAATTTGCACTAAGTAACATTATTCCTCCCTGTCTTTAAAAAACTACTATGTAAGTAATACCATTAGGCCAACACATTTCTTCATCTAAATCATCAGTACCATCTTTTTGATGCTATTCGTAAAGGGTCTACGGAGGTAATATGATCCCAGTTtggaactttttttttacatctAGTTAAGTCCAACAAAACCGTTGATGTTATACATAGGAATATACTTGTTGTCTTGTTCCCCCAAAGATAACATATAGGGTGATGGTGGAAGGCGGGTTAAGGGTAGGAAGAAGCAGAAGGATAATGTGGGTGATGGGAATGCTGAAGAAATGGCGGTTCAAGAAAGGGAATTGGCGTCAAGCAGTTGAGGCATATGGTGAGACGACAGAGGAAAGAGTTGAAGGCGAGAATGTTGGAGGTTTCAAGAGAGGAAGCTGAAAGAAAAAGGATGCTTAATGAACGCTCAAGTTATaggtttgtgttttttttgtgaATTGTTGTATGAGTTTTTTTGTGTTTCATGAGTTTctttaaggataaattattgTGCTTGGAATTTGATGAACGCCTAATTTGCATAATCGTAATGGATTAAAATGACACTTGTTGTGCttgttaatagacgattagggcgtttttatgtttgtataaGTGTTTCAAGTCTTAAGTTGTGATTTGGAGCTAAATGGATCACTAAGAAGTCAAGcaaagttgagaatcaagtcaagaagtgtcaaagcaaaaaatctgaaaaatccATATTTCTGGGGCACAGTCTGGGACGCCCAGGAGGCAGTCTGGGACGGCCCTAGCTGCATCAAAATTCCGAATTTAAagggttttattaattttcagtttatataattttcattctGGGCGCAGAATtttcccactgcgccgtagtgggggCTTTTGGACGATCTGGGCCGCAacttcccactgcgccgcagtggggatccactataaaaaaaaaatttggtttttaacTAAATGAGTTTGGTTCttacaatatctatatctatgtatatgGGATGGTGCGAGTGGTGGTAGCCAGGTGATGGTTGgaacatatatatagagagatggGATTATTACCAGACATAGATATATAGATGCTATATAGAGATTTGGTAGGTTTGAGAATCGTGAAATATTAGATTGCAGAACAAAGAGAAAAATATCAACCATCGTATTATTAGTTAGCTTTTCTTATACAAAATCTACTTTAGGATTTGTATATTGGATATTTGTGTTTTGATTATGGGTTCTTATGAATTTTGACTTTGCAGTTGTTgatttgttgatgatattgatgatgatgatgaagataaagGTTGAATAAGTTAAAAATctgatgaaaaaataaaaaaataaatattttagaaaagttagTTACATAGTTACTCCTTGCGGTTAGaaaaaaaagactaaaatacccatcATATGCAGGTCACGTGATGTGCTTTTAACGTCCGTTTCAAGAATTGGATTAAAAGAGTTGACGGAGCAAAAAAATTTTGACCAAAAAGGTAATATACAAAAGGTAGGGAGGAAAACGGTAATTTTTAACCCTTGACaagaccaaaagtgtaattaactctttcatTGTATACTATGATAAAACTGGAAATACGGGATTGCGTGCCGCTTATTTTAATCGATTGAAACcgtataaataatatatacggCAGATGTATCACAAAACATTGAGTTGGTTCAGTTGGCTAAGCGCGTAGCCTGTTTTCTGCGAAACTCGGGTTCGATCCCACTTTCTTTagaactttttttattttacaatggTGGGCTgctttatgtttatatttttgaccTGATTTTTAGACTTTTGGTTTTAAAGTTTGGGCTTTGCCATATATAAATTTCAATCctctaaaaatatatttgtctTCTACTATGTAATCTTTTTTCACTCTTAtttcttttgttatttatttatttctattaattttgtttgattatgtttttttgtttttcaatttgtcACTATTTTTTTCTAagtaatatttattataaactCTTTTCTTAAGTATGTTTTTTTATGGGAgtgttttttcttcttcttttgttcatttttaaaattagcGTATGTTTTCCGGGACGAATCGCGGGGGATATATCTAgtctattaataaaaacaagttAGTATCtatgtttttctaaaaaaattcaaaattttaaaacagaaaaaattgtttaattgtAGAGTTGCCGGCCAAAATCCAAACCCACCAAAACCTACAGATCTACACTACTACTACTAACCACTATACTTCTACTTATCTTCCCCATTTCAATCCCCAAATCCATTCCCTTTTTataattagggttttacttTCACACCCTTTACCAATTAAAATCTTTCAAGATTTCCAAAACCCTTCAATAATTCGGCCCAAAAATGCAGCAAAACTCATCAACATCTGTAATAACAGCAAACCCAGATGCAATATTAAAATGGCTTGAAAAAGAAATGGGTTACAGGCCATTAGGCCCAtacatttcatcatcaaaagCATCATTACCATCTTCTGATGCAATTCGGAAAGTCTGCAGAGGTAATATGATCCCAGTTTGGAACTTTTTATTACATAGAGTTAAGTCTGATAAAACTGTAGATATTATCCGTAGAAATATACTTGTTCACGGCGAAAAAGACAATGTGGGTGGGTTGGAGGGTGGTGGGGGTGATGGTGGAAGGAGGGTTAAGGGTGgtgggaagaaaaagaaagagaatttGGGTGATGGGAATACGAGAGAAATGGCGGTTCAAGAAAGGGAATTGGCGGAGAAAGAAGTCGAACGGTTGAGGCATATGGTTAGACGGCAGAGGAAAGAGTTGAAGGCGAAAATGTTGGAGGTTTCGAGAGAGGAAGCTGAGAGAAAACGGATGCTTGATGAACGCTCGAATTATAGgtttggttttttctttttttttttgtgtgaattGTTGTATGAATTTATTTAGTGTTTCATGAGTTTCTTTAGGGATAAATTATTGTGCTTGGAATTGTGTCGGACAAGTTGTGATTATTTAAGGATTTAGAGGGTGATCAAGATTAAGCTTTGTAAAGATTATTTGATAATAGTAAAATGCAAATGATCGGAAAAAGTGTTTGGGCAAAAAGTCATTATCTGCAGATTTCTAGAGAGAATATGCAGTTTCAAGACGGCATGTTGTCATTTTACAAAAAGCAAAATCTGTTTTGAAAATGACCCATAAAAGACCAGGATTGGTTTCGTTTGCAATTATGTGATCAGATAATCAGAGTCGGTTTCACTATACCGGAACACTAGAAATTGACTATTTGCAGCATGATAACGTGATAATCAGACGGTCTTAGTTTAAATGTGATGCCATAAGCTTCCTAGGAGTGAGTTATTCAGCTGATTAAAGCTAGGGATAGTTGGGTAATATACATTGATCTCGATAATTTTAGATTTGAGTATGGTGCATAATATCTTGCTAGTCTTGGTGCAGGCATAAGCAGGTGATGTTGGATGCTTATGAGCAACAATGTGATGAGGCAGCTATGATATTTTCGGAATATCATAAGCGTCTTCGATCCTATGTTAATCAAGTAAAAGATGCGCAGATACTAGAAAATGATTCGGAAGTAGGCAGCAGTTTCCAAATGGACAATGAAAAAGGAGATGTTTATTCTACTGTAAAAGGCTCAAAACCTGCAGATGATGTAATTCTTATTGAAACAAGCAAGGAAAGGAATATCCGAAAGGCGTGTGAAACTCTTGCACTACAAATGATTGAAAAAATTCGCAACTCTTTTCCTGCATATGAAGGAATTGGTATCCATTCGAATCCTCAGGTAGATGCTGCTAAGTTAGGTGTTGATGTTGATGGAGATATACCTGGTGATGTGCATGATGTGATTCGAAGTTGTCTTAGAAGTCCTACTCAGTTGCTGCTGGCTATAACCACTTACACTCAGAGGTTGACATCTTTAATTTCTAAGGAAATAGAGAAAATTGATGTCAGAGCTGATGCAGATATGCTAAGGTAAATATGATTTAGAAATGGCTTTGGGATTGTATAGCGGTAGAGGTAACAATTTCAATCTAGTCACTAATGGTTGgattgatttgggttatgtCACGGGTCAAAAGGGCTGGCATTTGAAATTGACCCAAAGTTGTTTTAGTCGAAGATGTAGATTATAGCGTAATAATATTGCTTTTGtaatcataatatcatatcAATGCATTAATTATGTGTGATTAGTATAAGAGAAATGGACAAAAAGGATTTGCAGGTCAAGTGACTAGTTAGGAATGACTCGCTTCAAATCAAACTGGTCATTACTAATTACCCAACCCAACTCACCTGACCCAGCCATTGCCACCACTACATTGCAGTATCATATCTCCCCTGCTTTTGTGGCACTAATTCTGATTTGTTGTAagtttatatattcattcagGTACAAGTATGAAAATAATAGAGTTATGCATGATTCGTCTCCTGATGTGAACTCGCCATTGCCGTTTCAACTTTATGGTAATGGTAAAATTGGGGTGGATATGCCTTCGAAAGGAACTCAAAATCAACTTCTTGAAAGACAGGTATGTAGATCCTACGAAGCTGTGTCATTTATCTCGACTATGAGTGTTCCAGTTAGATTGGGATGTCTTTTTCTAGTTGTCTGTGTATCTGCCATTATCTAAACTAGTAGACAGGGTGTGTATAGTTTTTCATCCCTCGTGTTTTTGTATGTCAAGTATCCACTCATCTTGGTGGTCCCGATTTTCTTGATTGGTAATTTTGACCAGATCTTTTACCTAAACTGCATTGGTTTATTTTGTACCGGCAGTTGTGTAATTTTGACCCTGCCCCCAACCTGTCCTTTTGCCACCTCTGTGACTTCACCCTTGTGCATCATATTTGTTTCTGAGATTGAAATGGATATTTTACTGTCGTCTTTATGGAACTTACTCATGCGTATCTTCTTGATTATAGAAAGCACATGTTCAGCAATTTGTGGCTACTGAAGATGAACTCAACAAAGCTGCAGAGGCTAGAAGCACATGTCAAAAGCTTTTAAAGCGCTTGTATGGAACTGTTGACATAGACCCTTCACACACTCTTGGTGTTGGAGGGACTTCACAGACTATGAGTAGTCTCAGGCAGTTGGAggtaatattatatatagttatagctggcaaaatgggtggacaGTTTATGATTAAGACAGGCTGGGTTGACCCGTCAAGACTACTCTGTTTTCTTTTTGGTCATTATTCATGACAATTTTTTTATGTTCAGCTGGAGGTTTGGACCAAGGAAAGGGAAGCTGCTGGATTGAAGGCCAGCTTGACTACATTAATGTCTGAAGTTCAACGGTTAAACATGTTGTGTGAAGAAAGGAAGGAAGCTGAAGATTCTTTAAAGAAGAAATGGAAAAAGATTGAAGAGTTTGATGCTCGCAGATTGGAACTCAAGTCCATATATAGTGCTCTACTCAGAGCCAACATGGTAATGACATGTTTATAATAGTTTGCATTAAATCATTTCTAAGGGATTCATTATATCAGAAAGTACCATAAATGCTAGCTGCGTTGTTATAAGACCCACATTACATAGAATCATGCCTGTGATATCTAATCACGTATAATGTCATTGTTTTTCTTCTCACAATGTAGGATGCTGCTGCATTTTGGAACCAGCAACCTGTAGCTGCTAGGAATTATGCATCAAGTACCATTATACCAGCGTGCATGGCTGTTATGGACATATCAAACATGGCAAAAGATCTTATCGACAATGAAGTTTCAGCCTTTTATCGAAGTCCGGACAATAGCCTTTACATGCTTCCATCAACCCCTCAGGTCTGTGTATGTGTATTGGTAATATCTATTTTACCATATTGTTATGTCGAAACCATGGTGTAATTTATGTTGTCTAATGTGTCTTGATGAAGTCTTAAATGTGTTAACTTTATTCTCCTCCAGGCACTTTTGGAGTCTATGGGTCCTACTGGCTCTACTGGACCTGATGCCGTAGCCGCTGCTGAAAAGAGCGCTGCCCTTTTAACAGCCAGAGCTGGCGCCCGAGATCCATCTGCAATTCCT includes these proteins:
- the LOC122578411 gene encoding AUGMIN subunit 5, with translation MQQNSSTSVITANPDAILKWLEKEMGYRPLGPYISSSKASLPSSDAIRKVCRGNMIPVWNFLLHRVKSDKTVDIIRRNILVHGEKDNVGGLEGGGGDGGRRVKGGGKKKKENLGDGNTREMAVQERELAEKEVERLRHMVRRQRKELKAKMLEVSREEAERKRMLDERSNYRHKQVMLDAYEQQCDEAAMIFSEYHKRLRSYVNQVKDAQILENDSEVGSSFQMDNEKGDVYSTVKGSKPADDVILIETSKERNIRKACETLALQMIEKIRNSFPAYEGIGIHSNPQVDAAKLGVDVDGDIPGDVHDVIRSCLRSPTQLLLAITTYTQRLTSLISKEIEKIDVRADADMLRYKYENNRVMHDSSPDVNSPLPFQLYGNGKIGVDMPSKGTQNQLLERQKAHVQQFVATEDELNKAAEARSTCQKLLKRLYGTVDIDPSHTLGVGGTSQTMSSLRQLELEVWTKEREAAGLKASLTTLMSEVQRLNMLCEERKEAEDSLKKKWKKIEEFDARRLELKSIYSALLRANMDAAAFWNQQPVAARNYASSTIIPACMAVMDISNMAKDLIDNEVSAFYRSPDNSLYMLPSTPQALLESMGPTGSTGPDAVAAAEKSAALLTARAGARDPSAIPSICRVSAALQYPAGLEGSDAGLASVLESMEFCLKLRGSEACVLEDLAKAINLVHIRRDLVESGHSLLNHAYHSQQEYERTTSYCLDLASEQEQTITEKWLPELRNGVVNAHKSLDDCKYVSGLLEEWWEQPASTVVDWVTVDGQNVAAWNNHVKQLLAFYDKELL